The proteins below come from a single Azospirillaceae bacterium genomic window:
- a CDS encoding LytR C-terminal domain-containing protein, with amino-acid sequence MVRPPPPDQPVISDRKRIFIHHEAGDARGAERARTLARRLEAQGHAVPDIREVGMRIGESRVRYFFDADEGIAREVAEVVPGAPGPGARVQDFRRSERKPAPNTIEVWLASGR; translated from the coding sequence ATGGTCCGCCCGCCACCACCGGACCAGCCGGTCATTTCGGACAGGAAGCGGATCTTCATCCACCACGAGGCCGGGGACGCGCGCGGGGCCGAAAGGGCCAGAACCCTGGCCCGGCGGCTGGAAGCACAGGGCCACGCGGTACCCGATATCCGCGAAGTCGGGATGCGGATCGGTGAATCCCGGGTCCGTTACTTTTTCGATGCCGATGAAGGCATCGCCCGCGAAGTCGCCGAGGTCGTGCCAGGGGCACCGGGTCCTGGCGCGCGGGTGCAGGATTTCCGCCGGTCCGAGCGGAAACCGGCGCCGAACACGATCGAGGTCTGGCTCGCGTCGGGCCGGTGA
- the rpsD gene encoding 30S ribosomal protein S4, protein MSKRQSSKYKINRRLGVNLWGRAKSPINRREYGPGQHGQRRKKPSDYGLQLMAKQKLKGYYGNIGERQFRKLYFEAVRRKGDTGENLIELLERRLDAVIYRMKFAPTPFAARQIVSHGHVMVNGKRVNIPSYMVKDNDVIEIRQRAKEMALIIEATQSGERDVPDYLDVDAAAKKGRFVRAPKLADVPYPVQMEPNLVTEFYSR, encoded by the coding sequence ATGTCCAAGCGTCAAAGCTCGAAGTACAAGATTAACCGCCGCCTCGGCGTAAACCTGTGGGGCCGCGCCAAGAGCCCCATCAACCGCCGCGAGTACGGCCCCGGTCAGCATGGCCAGCGCCGCAAGAAGCCGTCGGACTACGGCCTGCAGCTGATGGCCAAGCAGAAGCTGAAGGGCTACTACGGCAACATCGGCGAGCGTCAGTTCCGCAAGCTCTACTTCGAAGCCGTCCGCCGCAAGGGCGACACCGGCGAGAACCTGATCGAGCTGCTGGAGCGGCGGCTGGACGCGGTCATCTACCGCATGAAGTTCGCCCCGACCCCGTTCGCGGCGCGCCAGATCGTCAGCCACGGCCATGTGATGGTTAACGGAAAGCGGGTCAACATCCCGTCCTACATGGTCAAGGACAACGACGTCATCGAAATCCGTCAGCGCGCCAAGGAGATGGCCCTCATCATCGAGGCCACCCAGTCCGGCGAGCGCGACGTGCCCGACTACCTGGATGTGGACGCCGCCGCCAAGAAGGGCCGCTTCGTGCGTGCCCCGAAGCTGGCCGACGTGCCGTACCCGGTCCAGATGGAACCGAACCTGGTCACCGAATTCTATTCGCGCTGA
- a CDS encoding VIT1/CCC1 transporter family protein has translation MTDSHHTHHEEHFTAPESVRDVVIGMADGLTVPFALAAGLAGIAEGTGIVVTAGLAEIAAGAIAMGLGGYLAARSEAEHYASEYRREMRETVDVPDVERREVAAVFRRYGLHGDALTQVVEAIASDRKRWVDFMMRFELGLNEPDPKRAPVSAATIGTSYVVGGLIPLAPYMMMARLSDALVVSVLVTLVALFVFGAMKGRMTGMSALKSGLQTLFVGAAAAGAAYGIASWLGQGG, from the coding sequence ATGACCGATTCCCACCACACGCATCACGAGGAGCATTTCACCGCGCCCGAGAGCGTCCGGGACGTGGTGATCGGCATGGCCGACGGATTGACGGTTCCGTTTGCATTGGCGGCGGGCCTCGCCGGCATTGCCGAGGGGACCGGTATCGTCGTGACGGCCGGCTTGGCCGAGATCGCGGCGGGCGCCATCGCGATGGGGCTGGGGGGGTATCTGGCGGCCCGGTCCGAGGCCGAGCACTACGCATCCGAATACCGGCGCGAGATGCGCGAGACCGTCGACGTGCCGGACGTTGAGCGTCGGGAGGTGGCGGCCGTCTTCCGTCGCTACGGCCTGCACGGCGACGCGCTGACCCAGGTCGTCGAGGCCATCGCGTCCGACCGCAAACGCTGGGTCGATTTCATGATGCGGTTCGAACTCGGCCTGAACGAGCCGGACCCGAAGCGGGCGCCCGTGAGTGCCGCCACCATTGGGACGTCCTATGTCGTGGGCGGCCTGATTCCGCTGGCTCCATACATGATGATGGCCCGGCTTTCGGACGCGCTCGTGGTATCCGTCCTGGTTACCCTCGTGGCCTTGTTCGTGTTCGGCGCCATGAAGGGGCGGATGACCGGAATGTCCGCCCTGAAATCCGGCCTGCAAACACTGTTCGTCGGGGCCGCGGCCGCCGGCGCGGCCTATGGCATCGCTTCCTGGCTGGGACAAGGGGGATAG
- a CDS encoding AMP-binding protein, protein MNLAHLLHRAGRSDPDRPALALGSRVVADYRTLSTRTATLAGRLFEEYALAPGDRVGILMCNTPAYVEAVFACWHAGLCAVPINAKLHAAEVAYILRHSGARICLVTPDLREALSAAPETLEAVVEVERPDWRRLFHGDPVPMAPVEPMDPAWLFYTSGTTGRPKGAMLTHRNLLTMLAGYFIDVDGIAPGDCILHAAPMSHGSGIYMIPHVAARACNVVPESGGFDPDEVFALWQSHRGVTMFCAPTMVRRLVDAPGAGDPAGLKTIVYGGGPMYVADLKRAMGAFGPRFAQIYGQGEAPMTITALGRAWHADRSHPRYEERLGSVGMPFAVGEVRVADTDGAPLPPGETGEVLVRGDVVMAGYWDDAEATERTLRGGWLHTGDVGCLDSDGFLTLKDRSKDVIITGGSNVYPREVEEVLLAHPDVVEASVVGRPDAEWGESVVAFVVLKPGTHTGPADLDRLCLSHIARFKRPREYRFLDALPKNNYGKVLKRELRELLAGEAAAGKGA, encoded by the coding sequence ATGAACCTCGCCCATCTCCTCCACCGTGCGGGGCGGAGCGATCCCGACCGGCCGGCCTTGGCGCTGGGCTCCCGCGTCGTGGCGGATTACCGAACCCTGTCCACCCGCACCGCCACCCTCGCGGGCCGGCTGTTCGAAGAGTACGCACTGGCGCCAGGCGACCGTGTCGGCATTCTGATGTGCAATACGCCGGCCTATGTCGAGGCGGTTTTCGCGTGCTGGCATGCCGGGCTGTGTGCGGTCCCGATCAACGCGAAGCTGCATGCGGCGGAGGTTGCCTACATCCTCCGCCACAGCGGCGCACGGATCTGCCTGGTCACACCGGACCTGCGGGAGGCTCTGTCCGCCGCTCCGGAGACGCTGGAAGCCGTGGTGGAGGTCGAGCGGCCGGACTGGCGGCGCCTGTTCCACGGCGACCCCGTACCGATGGCCCCGGTCGAGCCCATGGATCCGGCGTGGTTGTTCTACACCTCGGGCACGACCGGCCGGCCCAAGGGGGCAATGCTGACCCACCGGAATCTCCTCACCATGCTGGCGGGGTATTTCATCGACGTGGACGGCATTGCGCCCGGGGACTGCATCCTGCACGCCGCCCCCATGTCGCACGGGTCCGGCATCTACATGATCCCCCATGTGGCGGCGCGCGCCTGCAACGTGGTGCCCGAGAGTGGAGGCTTCGACCCGGACGAGGTGTTCGCACTTTGGCAGTCGCATCGCGGCGTCACGATGTTCTGTGCACCGACCATGGTTCGACGGCTGGTGGATGCGCCGGGCGCCGGTGACCCGGCGGGACTGAAGACGATCGTGTACGGCGGCGGACCGATGTACGTGGCCGACCTCAAACGCGCGATGGGCGCGTTCGGTCCGCGCTTTGCGCAGATCTACGGCCAGGGCGAGGCGCCCATGACGATTACGGCGCTTGGCAGGGCTTGGCATGCGGACCGGAGCCACCCGCGCTACGAGGAGCGCCTGGGATCGGTGGGAATGCCCTTCGCCGTGGGCGAGGTCCGGGTGGCGGATACGGACGGCGCTCCACTGCCTCCCGGCGAGACCGGGGAGGTGCTGGTGCGCGGCGACGTCGTCATGGCGGGCTATTGGGACGATGCGGAGGCCACGGAGCGAACACTGCGCGGCGGCTGGCTGCATACGGGCGACGTGGGATGCCTGGATTCCGACGGGTTCCTGACACTGAAGGACCGGTCGAAGGATGTGATCATTACCGGCGGAAGCAACGTCTACCCGCGCGAGGTGGAGGAAGTGCTGCTGGCCCACCCCGATGTGGTCGAGGCGTCCGTGGTTGGTCGGCCGGACGCGGAGTGGGGCGAAAGCGTGGTCGCCTTCGTCGTGCTGAAGCCTGGCACGCACACCGGCCCGGCGGATTTGGATCGGCTTTGCCTGTCGCACATCGCGCGCTTCAAGCGGCCCAGGGAATACCGATTCCTCGACGCCCTTCCCAAAAACAATTACGGCAAAGTGCTGAAGCGCGAACTCCGCGAATTGCTGGCGGGTGAAGCGGCGGCCGGCAAGGGCGCGTGA
- the rarD gene encoding EamA family transporter RarD produces MSSPSRQMSGRFGLGLAYALGANLVWGLSPIYFKLLSHVPAIEILAHRVLWSVPILLALSLVMKGGWRGVRAALGGRGRGPTYLLCTLLVSFNWGLFIWGVGAKRVMEVSLGYYISPLVMVVLALLFLRERLSLLQQIAVGMAACGVAVLAIGAGTVPIVSFLLALSWSTYALIRTKAGVDPLVGLLVETTMMAPVAATYLAWIHGNDGGAWGAAGLDQDLLLAAAGVVTVVPLMLFMNATRHVAFSTVGLLGYLAPTLQLLIAIVYGEPFTLWHGIAFASIWSGLAVYSADAWKRQRARTQAALAAAE; encoded by the coding sequence ATGAGCAGCCCCTCCCGTCAGATGTCCGGCCGGTTTGGCCTCGGCTTGGCCTATGCGCTTGGCGCCAACCTCGTCTGGGGCTTGTCCCCCATCTACTTCAAACTGCTCTCCCATGTGCCGGCGATCGAGATCCTGGCCCATCGCGTGCTGTGGTCGGTTCCCATTCTGCTTGCCCTGTCGCTCGTGATGAAGGGGGGCTGGCGGGGCGTGCGGGCGGCACTGGGCGGAAGGGGCCGAGGTCCCACATACCTTCTGTGCACCTTGTTGGTGAGCTTCAACTGGGGCCTTTTCATCTGGGGAGTCGGGGCCAAGCGGGTCATGGAGGTCAGCCTCGGCTACTACATCAGCCCGCTGGTGATGGTCGTCCTGGCACTGCTGTTCCTCCGCGAACGGCTGAGTCTCCTGCAGCAGATCGCGGTCGGCATGGCCGCCTGCGGCGTGGCCGTGCTCGCCATCGGCGCCGGAACGGTTCCGATCGTCTCTTTCCTCCTCGCGTTGTCCTGGAGCACCTACGCCCTTATCCGGACCAAGGCCGGCGTCGATCCACTGGTCGGCCTCCTCGTCGAAACGACGATGATGGCCCCTGTGGCAGCGACCTACCTGGCGTGGATCCATGGCAATGACGGCGGCGCCTGGGGTGCCGCCGGTCTCGACCAGGACCTTTTGCTGGCGGCTGCCGGCGTCGTGACCGTGGTGCCGCTCATGCTGTTCATGAACGCGACCCGGCATGTCGCTTTTTCCACTGTCGGGCTTCTCGGCTATCTTGCCCCGACGCTGCAGCTCCTGATCGCCATTGTATACGGCGAGCCGTTCACCCTCTGGCACGGGATCGCCTTCGCCAGCATTTGGTCCGGCCTTGCGGTCTACAGCGCCGATGCCTGGAAGCGGCAGCGTGCGCGAACCCAGGCCGCGCTCGCCGCCGCGGAATGA